The stretch of DNA CACGATGAAGGCCTGGATCACGGCGTCCACCGCCATGCCGGGGGTAGCGGCCTGGAGGGGAAGGAGGGCCGCCCCGCCCAGGGCGGCCAGGGCGATTCCCCCGGAGAAGACGGCGGTGTAGAGCAGGGGAACGTTGACCCCCAAGGCCTCCAGCATCTCCCGGTCCTGGGTGGCCGCCCGGACCCACACGCCGAGCCGCGTGCGCTGGAGAAAGGCCCAAAGGAGGAGGGCCACCAATGCGGCCAAGCCCACCAGGAAGAGGTAGTAGCTGGGAAACGGGGTACCCAAGACGAAAAGGGGATGGGCGAAGGCGGGGGGCATGGGGAAGGAGCGGTAGGCGGCGCCGAAGGCGAAGCGCACGAGGTCCTCGAGGATGAGGAGGAGGGCGTAGGTGAGGAGGATCTGGTACTCCTCCGGCCTTCGGTAGATGGGCCGGATGAAGAGGCGTTCCACCAGCGCCCCGATCACCACCCCCGCCGCCGCCACCAGCAAGAGCCCCTGCCAAAAGCCCTCCGCCTGGCCCCGGGCGAAGGCGTAGAGCAAGTAGGCCCCCAGCATGTAAAAGGAGCCGTGGGCGAAGTTCACGATGCCCATGGCCCCAAAGATGAGGGAAAGCCCCACGGCGAGGAGGAAGAGGGTACTGGCGTAGGCCAAACCGGTGAGGAGTTGCAGGAGGTAAAAGCCCAGCTCCATGGCCTACCGCTTGCACTGCGTGGGGTACACCGTGTCCGTGGCCGGGATGATGCGCATGCGGTCCAGGATGGCGAAGGGGTACTCGGATGCGTGCTTGGTGTAGCCCCAGACGAGCCCTTCAAACACCTGGTGGTCCTCGGGGCGCATGCGTTTCCGCCCCTCCGGCGCCTCGTAGGTGAGCCCGCCGTCGGCCTCAAAGGCCCGGCGCACCGCCTCCGCCTGGGTGGAGCGGGCCTTCTGGATGGCCAGGGCGAGCATGTGCATCCCGGCGTAGGCC from Thermus brockianus encodes:
- a CDS encoding branched-chain amino acid ABC transporter permease; the protein is MELGFYLLQLLTGLAYASTLFLLAVGLSLIFGAMGIVNFAHGSFYMLGAYLLYAFARGQAEGFWQGLLLVAAAGVVIGALVERLFIRPIYRRPEEYQILLTYALLLILEDLVRFAFGAAYRSFPMPPAFAHPLFVLGTPFPSYYLFLVGLAALVALLLWAFLQRTRLGVWVRAATQDREMLEALGVNVPLLYTAVFSGGIALAALGGAALLPLQAATPGMAVDAVIQAFIVVVIGGLGSVWGALLGAVLMGLIQAFGILLFPEMAMVFPFALMALVLLLRPWGLLGRPPAVRT